Genomic segment of Bacillota bacterium:
CCGGCGCAGGTTCGAGAGCATCCGCCCAAGCAGCCGAATGAACTCCCACGAGCGCGTGTCGTAGATGCGCGCCGACACGTCGTGGGGATCCACGCCCTTCTCCACCAGCTCCGCCGCCAGGGCCAGCGTCCGGGCCGAGGTGTTGCTGAACCGGAACGCCCCCGTGTCGGTCAGGATCGCGGCATAGAGGCAGGTGGCGATCTCCCGGGTGACGGGGGCGCCAAGCGCCCGGACCAGGTAGTAGACCAGTTCTCCAGTGGCCGCCGCGGCCGGTTCCACGAGCCAGTGGTCGGCTGCGCGGATGTTGGTGTTGTGGTGGTCGACGTTCAGCGTCAGGCGAGCACGTTGCACCAACGGCCATGCAGCACCGAGGCGTTCCTCTCGGACCTCGGTGTCCAGGACGGCGACGACATCGGGGATCAGCCAGTCCGGGGCGCCCACCAGCAGGTCGTCGTGCCCGGGAAGGAAGTGCCAGTACCGGGGGTCGGGATCCGGGCTAACCGCCCACGCGGTCTTTCCCAGCCCCGACAGGGCAAGCTTCAGCGCCAGAATCGACCCGATGCTGTCCAGATCGGGATCCACGTGCCCCACGACCGCGATCCGCTCCTTCGCCAGAAGCCACCGGGCAATGGTCGTGACGGCCTGCTCGATCTCCGGCCATTCGGCGGTCACGTGCCGTCCTCCCTGCCTTCGCCGAAGGTGCGGCCGGTATCCTCGCCTGGCCCGGCCGCAGAGCGGGCTTGGGTTCGTTGGGCCTCCCGCCGGAGCTGGTACAGGATGGTCATCACCCGTGCGCCCCGCTCCACGGATTCGTCAAAGTAGAAGCTGATCTCGGGCGTGTGGCGCAGCCGGATGCGCTGGCCGGCCTCCGTCCGCACGTATCCCCGGGCCTGGTCGAGCACCCCGAGCGTGCGGCGGCGGTCTTCCTCGCTGCCCAGCACGCTTACGAACACCTTGACA
This window contains:
- the rbfA gene encoding 30S ribosome-binding factor RbfA, yielding MGRLRVERLREEYRREVSDILRRMKDPRLGFVTVTDVEVSPDLRHVKVFVSVLGSEEDRRRTLGVLDQARGYVRTEAGQRIRLRHTPEISFYFDESVERGARVMTILYQLRREAQRTQARSAAGPGEDTGRTFGEGREDGT
- a CDS encoding bifunctional oligoribonuclease/PAP phosphatase NrnA codes for the protein MTAEWPEIEQAVTTIARWLLAKERIAVVGHVDPDLDSIGSILALKLALSGLGKTAWAVSPDPDPRYWHFLPGHDDLLVGAPDWLIPDVVAVLDTEVREERLGAAWPLVQRARLTLNVDHHNTNIRAADHWLVEPAAAATGELVYYLVRALGAPVTREIATCLYAAILTDTGAFRFSNTSARTLALAAELVEKGVDPHDVSARIYDTRSWEFIRLLGRMLSNLRRTDDGRIAWIELSREEAAQAGVTPSEVEGLVQYPRMVDGVEVAVLFKELEPGKTRVSLRSQRYVDVSAIARTFGGGGHLRAAGCTLAAPLAVAVRQVIEACRQAVAQGQESLPLDGRQSRGG